One region of Phragmites australis chromosome 18, lpPhrAust1.1, whole genome shotgun sequence genomic DNA includes:
- the LOC133898693 gene encoding cinnamoyl-CoA reductase 1-like: protein MTVVDVASAGSGADAAVVGNGQTVCVTGAAGYIASWLVKLLLEKGYTVKGTVRNPDDPKNGHLKALDGAAERLILCKADLLDYDAICRAVQGCQGVFHTASPVTDDPEQMVEPAVRGTEYVINAAAEAGTVQRVVFTSSIGAVTMDPNRGPDVVVDESCWSDLKFCKETRNWYCYGKAVAEQAAWDAARQRGVDLVVVNPVLVVGPLLQPTVNASVAHILKYLDGSASKFANAVQAYVDVRDVAEAHLRVFESPTASGRYLCAESVLHREGVVRILAKLFPEYPVPIRCSDEVNPRKQPYKMSNQKLRDLGLEFRPVSQSLYDTVKSLQEKGHLPVLGDGEQMEAEKEAPAAEMQGGIAIRS, encoded by the exons ATGACCGTCGTCGACGTCGCCTCCGCCGGCTCCGGCGCCGATGCCGCCGTGGTGGGGAACGGGCAGACCGTGTGCGTCACCGGCGCGGCCGGGTACATCGCGTCGTGGCTGGTCAAGCTGCTGCTCGAGAAGGGGTACACTGTCAAGGGCACCGTCAGGAACCCAG ATGACCCGAAGAACGGGCACCTGAAGGCGCTGGACGGCGCCGCCGAGCGGCTGATCCTCTGCAAGGCCGACCTCCTCGACTACGACGCCATCTGCCGCGCCGTGCAGGGCTGCCAGGGCGTCTTCCACACCGCCTCCCCCGTCACCGACGACCCT GAGCAAATGGTGGAGCCGGCGGTGCGGGGCACGGAGTACGTGATcaacgcggcggcggaggccggcaCGGTGCAACGGGTGGTGTTCACGTCGTCGATCGGCGCCGTGACCATGGACCCCAACCGCGGGCCCGACGTGGTCGTCGACGAGTCGTGCTGGAGCGACCTCAAGTTCTGCAAGGAAACCAGG AACTGGTACTGCTACGGCAAGGCGGTGGCGGAGCAGGCGGCGTGGGACGCGGCGCGTCAGCGCGGCGTGGACCTGGTGGTGGTGAACCCGGTGCTGGTGGTCGGCCCGCTGCTGCAGCCGACGGTGAACGCCAGCGTCGCGCACATCCTCAAGTACCTGGACGGCTCTGCCAGCAAGTTCGCCAACGCCGTGCAGGCCTACGTCGACGTCCGCGACGTCGCCGAGGCCCACCTCCGCGTCTTCGAGAGCCCCACGGCGTCCGGCCGCTACCTCTGCGCCGAGAGCGTCCTCCACCGCGAGGGCGTCGTCCGCATCCTCGCCAAGCTCTTCCCCGAGTATCCCGTCCCCATCAG GTGCTCCGACGAGGTGAACCCGCGGAAGCAGCCATACAAGATGTCTAACCAGAAGCTCCGGGACCTCGGGCTCGAGTTCAGGCCGGTGAGCCAGTCGCTGTACGACACGGTGAAGAGCCTCCAGGAGAAGGGCCACCTGCCGGTGCTAGGCGACGGAGAGCAGATGGAGGCGGAGAAGGAAGCCCCGGCCGCCGAGATGCAGGGAGGGATCGCCATCCGATCGTGA